From a region of the bacterium genome:
- a CDS encoding DUF4956 domain-containing protein, with protein MNQFSLLPASGYPLTSVEIIINISLAFVIGIVITTVYRLTNRNRPVSTSLILTLIILSMVVGMVMMVIGNSIARAFGLVGALSIIRFRTAVKDNRDIAFVFFSLAAGMAAGVGNYPLAVYGTGVISLLLLLLDYIHYGTPRAGVYLLRFQMVLMDSDKAVVEAILNKYLAVHHQISVKSVRMGQFMEYNYSVRMKNNNQLQDFIADLSAVEGMERVNMLADDEEPES; from the coding sequence ATGAATCAATTCAGTTTATTGCCGGCGTCAGGATATCCGTTAACATCGGTAGAAATCATAATTAACATTAGTTTAGCGTTTGTCATCGGAATTGTAATTACCACAGTTTATCGATTGACCAACCGTAATCGCCCGGTGAGTACATCCCTTATTCTAACCCTCATCATCCTTTCGATGGTGGTGGGAATGGTGATGATGGTGATTGGCAACAGCATCGCTCGCGCTTTCGGATTGGTCGGAGCGTTGTCGATTATCCGGTTCCGAACTGCGGTAAAGGACAACCGCGACATCGCATTTGTCTTCTTTTCTCTAGCGGCAGGAATGGCGGCAGGTGTTGGAAACTATCCGTTAGCGGTGTATGGCACCGGCGTCATTTCGCTCTTACTCTTGCTACTCGATTACATCCACTATGGGACACCACGTGCCGGAGTGTATTTGTTGCGCTTCCAAATGGTGTTGATGGATAGCGACAAAGCAGTCGTCGAAGCGATTCTCAACAAGTATCTCGCTGTACATCATCAAATATCGGTGAAATCGGTGCGGATGGGACAATTCATGGAATACAATTACTCTGTTCGCATGAAAAACAATAACCAATTGCAGGATTTCATTGCCGACTTGTCCGCAGTAGAAGGGATGGAACGGGTAAACATGCTTGCCGACGACGAAGAACCGGAATCGTAA